The sequence TCATGCAAACCATGGCGCTGCATGGTAGAGAAAAGCCGCTCATCGTCTACGGGCCTCCGGGACTACGAAAGTTCATTGAATGTGTAAGAGAAACTGTGCAGTTTGGCTTAACTTTTCAGATAGAAATTCATGAAATCCGTGAGGCTGGCGTGGTATGTGAAACACCCGAGTATACTGTTCAAGCGGTTTGGGCGAACCATATGTTGCCCAGCTTAGCTTACGCCTTGGTGGAGAAACCTCGCCCCGGAAAGTTTTATCCAGAAAAGGCTAAAGCCTTAGAGGTTCCAGAAGGTCCTCTGTGGGGACAATTGCAGCGAGGGAAAACCGTCCGACTTGCAGACGGCAGAACCATAAAACCTGAAGATGTTTTAGGCCCACCAAGGCCTGGAAGAAAAATTGTTTATACCGGCGATACTAGACCTTTTGAAGGTTTAGCGGAATTTGCAGCGGACGCGGACTTGCTTATTCATGACTCAACCTTCGGTGATGAGTTGGCTGAAAGGGCTGACGAGGACGGGCATTCAACTCCAAGCCACGCGGCAGAAAACGCCAAAAAGGCAGGGGTAAAAAAGCTTGTTTTAACTCATATTAGTGCAAGGTATAAAGATGTTTCTATGCTCCTAGAGCAAGCCCGCAGAATCTTTAAAAACACCATTGTGGCTGAAGACTTATTGTCCATCGACGTCCCGCTTTCAAGCAAGTAGACTCCTTCAAGCTTTTTGACGCTTTCTATGTCCGTTCCAAGGTCAACATCGATGTTCATCTTGACCACTGCCTACTGCTTTTCAAGAAAGATGTATCCTAGATGGACGCTTTTCTGCAATTTTACGTCCATCTTCTGTACTTGGTATCCAGGATATTCAAAGCTTAGGTGATATTCT comes from Candidatus Bathyarchaeota archaeon and encodes:
- the rnz gene encoding ribonuclease Z, encoding MNLKVVFLGTAGSVPTPKRSLPAILVKRKSEQLLFDCGEGMQRQMVLAGASFHKMTRVFITHMHGDHVLGLPGLMQTMALHGREKPLIVYGPPGLRKFIECVRETVQFGLTFQIEIHEIREAGVVCETPEYTVQAVWANHMLPSLAYALVEKPRPGKFYPEKAKALEVPEGPLWGQLQRGKTVRLADGRTIKPEDVLGPPRPGRKIVYTGDTRPFEGLAEFAADADLLIHDSTFGDELAERADEDGHSTPSHAAENAKKAGVKKLVLTHISARYKDVSMLLEQARRIFKNTIVAEDLLSIDVPLSSK